Proteins encoded within one genomic window of Amycolatopsis sp. 2-15:
- a CDS encoding toxic anion resistance protein, translating into MDEFTLTPPEPVAAVPVERAAGLIALGDDTRADIARRAGEFATRLEALDVKAPEFTTLLDEILAVGEADMRAAATVAGTMLDRSTKALESARGSVGSPQQQVTTSLVELRRTVAELDPAKLPITGRKLLGIFPAAATAKRALDRYRAANEPVNALVRELRTRQDVLRRDNAALKGERERLWATLGRLAEAAAFAEAVDGAIDRQAGVFDLTDPSHANALRADILYPIRQRHQDVLTQLAVSAQGYLALDLVRRTNDELIRGVERAVSTTVSALRVALLVSAALANQRDVLDEVAALQSTTDGLLRANAALLESQSAEIRKASSDPAVAVDTLRDSFDRIYSALDAIDGFKAEAVMHMASTVESLSGELRRAEDRLRRSHEGEL; encoded by the coding sequence ATGGACGAGTTCACCCTCACCCCACCGGAGCCGGTGGCGGCGGTCCCCGTGGAGCGTGCCGCCGGGCTGATCGCGCTCGGTGACGACACGCGGGCCGACATCGCCCGTCGCGCCGGCGAGTTCGCGACGCGGCTGGAAGCACTCGACGTCAAGGCGCCCGAGTTCACCACGCTGCTCGACGAGATCCTCGCGGTCGGCGAAGCGGACATGCGGGCGGCTGCCACGGTCGCCGGCACGATGCTCGACCGCTCGACGAAGGCGCTGGAATCCGCGCGCGGCTCCGTCGGCTCGCCGCAGCAACAGGTGACCACGAGCTTGGTCGAGCTCCGCCGCACAGTCGCCGAGCTCGACCCGGCCAAGCTGCCGATCACCGGCCGCAAGCTCCTTGGCATCTTCCCGGCGGCCGCGACCGCCAAGCGCGCCCTCGACCGCTACCGCGCGGCCAACGAGCCGGTGAACGCGCTGGTCCGCGAGCTGCGCACCCGCCAGGACGTGCTCCGCCGAGACAACGCGGCCCTCAAGGGCGAGCGCGAACGGCTCTGGGCCACGCTCGGCCGGCTCGCCGAGGCGGCGGCGTTCGCGGAGGCCGTGGACGGCGCGATCGACCGGCAGGCCGGCGTCTTCGACCTCACGGATCCCTCGCACGCCAACGCATTGCGCGCCGACATCCTGTACCCGATCCGCCAGCGCCACCAGGACGTGCTGACGCAGCTGGCCGTGAGTGCGCAGGGCTACCTCGCGCTGGACCTGGTGCGCCGCACCAACGACGAGCTGATCCGCGGCGTCGAGCGGGCGGTGTCCACCACCGTCTCCGCGCTGCGCGTGGCCCTGCTGGTGAGCGCGGCGCTGGCGAACCAGCGCGACGTGCTCGACGAGGTCGCAGCTCTGCAGTCGACTACCGACGGCTTGCTGCGCGCCAACGCCGCCCTGCTCGAGTCGCAGAGCGCGGAGATCCGCAAGGCGTCGAGCGACCCGGCCGTCGCCGTCGACACGCTGCGCGACTCGTTCGACCGGATCTACTCGGCCCTCGACGCGATCGACGGGTTCAAGGCCGAGGCCGTGATGCACATGGCGTCCACAGTGGAGTCGTTGTCCGGCGAGCTGCGGCGCGCCGAGGACCGGCTGCGCCGTTCGCACGAGGGGGAGCTGTGA
- a CDS encoding epoxide hydrolase family protein: MLTPTPIHVADDVLEDLRHRLGHTRWPEDAGNRDSFYGVDRVYLQELAEYWRTQYDWRRAEAEINTHEHYRVEVDGVPVHFMRVPGATPDATPLILTHGWPWTFWHWAKVVGPLADPAAHGGEPADAFDVIVPSFPGFGFSTPLPNRPDLNFWKVADLWHTLMTETLGHEKYAAAGCDVGALVTGQLGHKYADELHAIHIGSGLKLDLFTGDRAWDLSGGKPIPEGLSPEPHARVLELDKRFATHLAVHVLDGSTLAYGLSDSPVGMLAWILRRWDLWSDGGADTAFTRDELLTHATIFWATNSIGTSIRTYANNNRYPWTPSHDRWPVIEAPTGITFVAHENPPGVTTEGRVQQFLDSDRAAWYHHVNLTAHDHGGHFIPWEIPDEWVADLRRTFRGRR; the protein is encoded by the coding sequence ATGCTCACGCCGACCCCGATCCACGTCGCCGACGACGTGCTCGAAGACCTCCGCCACCGCCTGGGCCACACGCGCTGGCCGGAAGACGCCGGCAACCGCGACTCCTTCTACGGCGTCGACCGGGTCTACCTGCAGGAGCTCGCCGAGTACTGGCGCACGCAGTACGACTGGCGCAGGGCCGAAGCCGAGATCAACACCCATGAGCACTACCGCGTCGAGGTCGACGGCGTGCCCGTGCACTTCATGCGCGTCCCCGGTGCCACGCCGGACGCGACCCCGCTGATCCTCACGCACGGCTGGCCGTGGACGTTCTGGCACTGGGCCAAGGTCGTCGGCCCGCTCGCCGACCCCGCGGCCCACGGCGGCGAGCCCGCCGACGCGTTCGACGTGATCGTGCCGTCGTTCCCCGGTTTCGGCTTCTCGACACCGTTGCCGAACCGGCCGGACCTGAACTTCTGGAAGGTCGCCGACCTCTGGCACACGCTGATGACCGAAACGCTCGGCCACGAGAAGTACGCGGCGGCCGGCTGCGACGTCGGGGCGCTGGTGACCGGGCAGCTCGGCCACAAGTACGCCGACGAGCTGCACGCCATCCACATCGGCTCAGGGCTGAAGCTCGACCTGTTCACCGGCGACCGCGCGTGGGACTTGAGCGGTGGCAAGCCGATCCCCGAAGGCCTGTCCCCCGAACCCCACGCACGCGTGCTCGAACTGGACAAGCGGTTCGCCACGCACCTGGCCGTGCACGTGCTCGACGGGAGCACGCTGGCCTACGGGCTGTCCGACTCCCCCGTCGGGATGCTCGCGTGGATCCTGCGCCGCTGGGACCTCTGGAGCGACGGCGGCGCCGACACCGCGTTCACCCGCGACGAGCTGCTCACCCACGCCACGATCTTCTGGGCCACCAACTCCATCGGCACGTCGATCCGCACCTACGCCAACAACAACCGCTACCCGTGGACGCCCTCGCACGACCGGTGGCCCGTGATCGAAGCGCCGACCGGCATCACGTTCGTCGCGCACGAGAACCCGCCCGGCGTAACCACCGAGGGGCGTGTGCAGCAGTTCCTCGACAGCGATCGCGCCGCCTGGTACCACCACGTGAACCTCACGGCCCACGACCACGGCGGCCACTTCATCCCGTGGGAAATCCCGGACGAGTGGGTCGCCGACCTGCGCCGGACGTTCCGCGGGCGGCGCTGA
- a CDS encoding ester cyclase, whose translation MNHGPTDEPAREAVVGAGEIVRTSFSDAVLHVDDILIDGDKAAVRWTMTATHDGDFLGTPPTGKAISLRATVVFGLRDGRIAELWPMLDFHGLLRQVAA comes from the coding sequence GTGAACCACGGACCCACCGACGAACCGGCCCGCGAGGCCGTCGTCGGTGCCGGCGAGATCGTGCGCACGTCGTTCTCCGACGCCGTGCTGCACGTGGACGACATCCTGATCGACGGCGACAAAGCCGCCGTGCGCTGGACGATGACCGCCACCCACGACGGTGACTTCCTCGGCACCCCGCCCACCGGCAAGGCGATCAGCCTGCGCGCCACCGTCGTGTTCGGTCTGCGCGACGGCCGCATCGCCGAGCTGTGGCCGATGCTCGACTTCCACGGCCTGCTGCGGCAGGTCGCCGCCTGA
- a CDS encoding response regulator, producing MSQPILMTVDDDPAVSRSVARDLRRRYGKDYRVIRADSGADALDALREIKLRGDAVAAILADYRMPHMDGISFLEKAMDLFPNARRALLTAYADTDAAIQAINVVDVDHYLLKPWDPPEEKLYPVIDSLVETWLAVGDKSVEETKLVGHRYSAPSFKVRDFLARNAVPYRWYSVDEDEGGRILQAAGAVETDIPVVVTPDGTVLKQPTGGEIAVAVGLSTRPAQEFYDLVVIGGGPAGLGAAVYGASEGLRTVLVERKATGGQAGTSSRIENYLGFPDGVSGAQLTDRARRQAQKFGAEVLTARDVVGLEVRGSSRVVTFGDGSEIAAHAVILASGVTYRAHEADGIRELTGSGVYYGSAATEAPECKGQHVYIVGGANSAGQAAVFFAQHASEVSLLVRGDSLEKSMSHYLIEQIAAIDNITVRTGTTVVQAHGADHLEAVTLCHSDTTETVETGHLFIFIGAAPRTDWLGEVIQRDHHGFVQTGPDLVTEGRKPAGWPLDRDPYHLESSVPGVFVAGDVRSQSVKRVASAVGEGAMAVTLVHRYLEEQ from the coding sequence GTGAGCCAGCCGATCCTGATGACCGTCGACGACGACCCCGCTGTTTCGCGGTCGGTCGCGCGTGACCTGCGTCGCCGCTACGGCAAGGACTACCGCGTGATCCGTGCGGACTCCGGGGCCGACGCCCTCGACGCCCTGCGCGAGATCAAGCTGCGCGGCGACGCCGTCGCGGCGATCCTCGCCGACTACCGCATGCCCCACATGGACGGGATCTCCTTCCTCGAGAAGGCGATGGACCTGTTCCCCAACGCCCGCCGCGCGCTGCTGACGGCCTACGCCGACACGGACGCGGCCATCCAGGCGATCAACGTGGTCGACGTCGACCACTACCTGCTCAAGCCGTGGGACCCGCCGGAGGAGAAGCTGTACCCGGTCATCGACTCCCTCGTGGAGACGTGGCTCGCGGTCGGCGACAAGTCCGTCGAGGAGACCAAGCTGGTCGGTCACCGGTACTCGGCGCCCTCGTTCAAGGTGCGCGACTTCCTCGCCCGCAACGCCGTGCCCTACCGCTGGTACTCGGTGGACGAGGACGAGGGCGGCCGCATCCTGCAGGCCGCCGGCGCCGTGGAGACCGACATCCCGGTGGTCGTGACGCCGGACGGCACGGTGCTCAAGCAGCCCACCGGCGGCGAGATCGCGGTCGCGGTGGGCCTGTCCACGCGGCCGGCGCAGGAGTTCTACGACCTCGTGGTGATCGGCGGCGGCCCGGCCGGGCTCGGCGCGGCCGTGTACGGCGCTTCGGAAGGCCTGCGCACGGTGCTCGTCGAGCGCAAGGCCACGGGCGGACAGGCGGGCACGAGCTCGCGCATCGAGAACTACCTCGGGTTCCCCGACGGCGTCTCCGGCGCGCAGCTCACCGACCGCGCCCGGCGTCAGGCTCAGAAGTTCGGCGCCGAAGTCCTGACCGCCCGCGACGTGGTGGGGCTGGAGGTGCGCGGGTCGAGCCGCGTGGTCACCTTCGGCGACGGCTCCGAGATCGCCGCCCACGCCGTGATCCTCGCGAGCGGCGTCACCTACCGCGCGCACGAGGCCGACGGCATCCGCGAGCTCACCGGCAGCGGCGTCTACTACGGCTCCGCGGCCACGGAAGCGCCCGAGTGCAAGGGCCAGCACGTCTACATCGTCGGCGGCGCGAACTCCGCGGGCCAGGCGGCGGTGTTCTTCGCGCAGCACGCGAGCGAGGTGTCGCTGCTGGTGCGCGGCGACTCGCTGGAGAAGTCGATGTCGCACTACCTCATCGAGCAGATCGCGGCCATCGACAACATCACCGTCCGCACCGGCACCACCGTCGTCCAGGCCCACGGCGCCGACCACCTCGAAGCCGTGACCCTGTGCCACAGCGATACGACGGAGACCGTCGAGACCGGGCACTTGTTCATCTTCATCGGCGCGGCACCGCGCACCGACTGGCTCGGCGAGGTGATCCAGCGCGACCACCACGGGTTCGTCCAGACGGGGCCCGACCTGGTCACCGAGGGCCGTAAACCCGCCGGCTGGCCGCTCGACCGCGACCCGTACCACCTGGAGTCGTCCGTGCCCGGGGTGTTCGTGGCCGGTGACGTCCGGTCGCAGTCGGTGAAACGCGTGGCCTCCGCCGTCGGCGAGGGCGCCATGGCCGTCACCCTGGTCCACCGCTACCTGGAGGAGCAGTGA
- a CDS encoding sigma factor, which produces MTTTPELFDGERGRLFGLAYRLLGSAADAEDAVQDAYLRWRRADHAGITAPRAWLTKAVTNLCLTRLTSAHARHESAAGDELPEPALTGGGALGPLETVEQRESVSFAMLVLMRALTPVERAVFVLRTAFDYPYPELASLLELTEAGARQHCSRARRRIDAGETRFPTSDSGSMRLTESFMTAVRSGRLELLEDLLMADIATWMDLGGGERVHVRGRDAVRRNAAATLARFASVSEFVLTEVNGGPGILFLSGGTVVGLTVVETRGGRIAALRTVADPARLGFLRAQWNAVAGVSRENEESFFRRLVIAVGDLAQPAAAQIALLEKQGLRDADELALEFDQYFAVLKHALPAGTVAVPAELDALLEEMSGPTGPWSFEALATAPEWARVRELAARAFVLLGRPA; this is translated from the coding sequence GTGACAACCACGCCCGAACTCTTCGACGGCGAACGCGGCCGGCTCTTCGGCCTGGCCTACCGGCTGCTGGGTTCGGCGGCCGACGCCGAGGACGCGGTGCAGGACGCCTACCTGCGCTGGCGCCGCGCCGACCACGCCGGCATCACCGCTCCCCGCGCCTGGCTCACGAAAGCGGTGACGAACCTCTGCCTCACCCGCCTGACGTCCGCCCACGCCCGGCACGAGTCCGCCGCGGGCGACGAGCTCCCGGAACCCGCGCTGACCGGCGGCGGCGCACTGGGGCCGCTGGAGACGGTGGAACAGCGTGAGTCGGTGTCGTTCGCGATGCTCGTGCTGATGCGAGCACTGACTCCGGTGGAACGCGCGGTCTTCGTGCTGCGGACGGCTTTCGACTACCCCTACCCAGAGCTCGCGAGCTTGCTGGAGCTCACGGAGGCCGGCGCCCGGCAGCACTGCAGCCGCGCCCGCCGCCGGATCGACGCGGGCGAGACCCGGTTCCCGACGTCCGACAGCGGCTCGATGCGGCTCACCGAGAGCTTCATGACGGCCGTCCGCTCGGGCCGGCTGGAGCTGCTCGAAGACCTGCTGATGGCCGACATCGCCACGTGGATGGACCTCGGCGGCGGCGAACGCGTGCACGTCCGCGGCCGCGACGCCGTGCGCCGCAACGCCGCCGCGACGCTCGCGCGTTTCGCGTCCGTGTCGGAGTTCGTGCTCACGGAGGTCAACGGCGGCCCGGGCATCCTCTTCCTCTCAGGCGGCACAGTCGTCGGACTGACGGTCGTGGAGACGCGGGGTGGGCGCATCGCTGCCCTGCGCACCGTCGCGGACCCCGCGCGGCTGGGTTTCCTGCGGGCGCAGTGGAACGCGGTTGCCGGCGTCTCGCGCGAGAACGAGGAGTCCTTCTTCCGGCGCCTGGTCATCGCCGTCGGGGATCTGGCGCAGCCGGCCGCGGCGCAGATCGCGCTGCTCGAGAAGCAGGGGCTGCGCGACGCCGACGAGCTCGCGCTGGAGTTCGACCAGTACTTCGCGGTGCTCAAGCACGCGCTGCCCGCCGGCACCGTCGCGGTGCCGGCGGAGCTCGATGCCCTCCTCGAAGAGATGAGCGGCCCGACGGGGCCGTGGTCGTTCGAAGCACTGGCGACCGCGCCGGAGTGGGCTCGGGTGCGGGAGCTGGCCGCGCGGGCGTTCGTGTTGCTGGGCCGCCCGGCCTGA
- a CDS encoding cytochrome P450 has protein sequence MSATKPPTMRRPVPPEMLERGECPFDPPAVLAEKAPVSRLELVNGAHAWVVTGYEQGRAVLADTRFSSDNVRNRSAMDLRPDEVGEARCPVDVPQRDDGRFIFMDPPEHTRLRRLLTGQFTVRRMQLLEERIREISIEHLDAMRAAGNEGDVVPAFALPLPSLVICELLGVDYADRAEFQEHTGIALNLTKSDEERAKASESIYAFMRKLVAHKREHPADDLVSGLIHGDADPALTEQELVDIATVLLGAGHETTANMLALGTFALLEHPDQLALVREDPAVLDNGVDELLRYLSIIHIGPSRVATEDIEVGGVTIPAGDTVLISVPQANRSAEHWPEPERLDLKRPRTPHLAFGHGVHQCLGQQLARSELRVGLAELVARLPEVRLAIPAEEVPLRTDMLVYGVHSLPVAWS, from the coding sequence ATGTCCGCCACGAAACCGCCCACGATGCGCCGCCCGGTCCCGCCGGAGATGCTGGAGCGCGGCGAGTGCCCGTTCGACCCGCCCGCCGTGCTCGCGGAAAAGGCGCCGGTGTCGCGGCTCGAGCTGGTCAACGGCGCGCACGCCTGGGTGGTCACCGGCTACGAGCAGGGCCGCGCGGTGCTGGCCGACACGAGGTTCAGCTCCGACAACGTGCGCAACCGCAGCGCGATGGACCTGCGCCCCGACGAGGTCGGCGAGGCGCGCTGCCCCGTGGACGTGCCGCAGCGCGACGACGGCCGGTTCATCTTCATGGACCCGCCCGAGCACACGCGGCTGCGCCGGCTGCTCACCGGCCAGTTCACCGTGCGGCGCATGCAGTTGCTGGAGGAGCGGATCCGCGAGATCTCGATCGAGCACCTCGACGCCATGCGCGCGGCCGGGAACGAGGGCGACGTCGTGCCCGCGTTCGCCTTGCCGTTGCCCTCGCTGGTGATCTGCGAACTGCTGGGGGTGGACTACGCGGACCGCGCGGAGTTCCAGGAGCACACGGGCATCGCGCTCAACCTGACCAAGAGCGACGAGGAGCGGGCGAAGGCCTCGGAGTCGATCTACGCGTTCATGCGCAAGCTGGTGGCGCACAAGCGGGAACACCCGGCCGACGACCTCGTGTCCGGCCTGATCCACGGCGACGCCGACCCGGCGCTGACCGAGCAGGAATTGGTCGACATCGCGACCGTGCTGCTCGGCGCCGGCCACGAGACCACGGCGAACATGCTGGCGCTGGGCACTTTCGCGCTGCTCGAACACCCGGACCAGCTGGCTCTCGTCCGTGAGGACCCGGCCGTGCTGGACAACGGCGTCGACGAGCTGTTGCGTTACCTGTCGATCATCCACATCGGACCGAGCCGCGTCGCGACCGAGGACATCGAGGTCGGTGGTGTCACGATCCCGGCGGGGGACACCGTGCTGATCTCGGTGCCGCAGGCCAACCGCTCGGCCGAGCACTGGCCGGAGCCGGAGCGGCTGGACCTCAAGCGTCCGCGCACGCCGCACCTGGCGTTCGGCCACGGGGTGCACCAGTGCCTCGGGCAGCAGCTGGCGCGTTCGGAACTCCGGGTGGGCTTGGCGGAGCTGGTCGCTCGCCTGCCGGAGGTGCGCCTCGCGATTCCGGCCGAGGAAGTGCCGCTGCGTACCGACATGCTCGTCTACGGCGTGCATTCCCTGCCGGTGGCGTGGTCCTGA
- a CDS encoding ATP-binding protein, giving the protein MKEPALPREELRGLFLFEHLSDEQLDWIEQHAVLEHYDGDTAVHREGDPATCFYILLSGALRMSRLVSGADVEVKRSDQRGSYFGATQFFVHQETEHTYGATVHAIGDLTLLALPSAEFAVEFRNWFPMAAHLLEGMYLGWRNSDTVISSRRRLLALGELSAGLTHELNNPAAAAVRATASLRERVAGMRHKLALLAKKDIDPDLLEQLLDVQEQLVKTVADAPRLSAMQQSDREDEISDWFDDHDIDQGWDLAAIFVAAGLKTENLDGVLESVGEGLLDGALRWLAYALETEILMGEIEDSTTRISVLVGAAKQYSQMDRAPHQWIDVHEGLDSTLVMLSGKIGDGIRVVKNYDRGIDHIPAYAAELNQVWTNIIDNAVQAMGGEGTLTLRTWQESKQVRVEIGDTGPGIPEEVRQRIFEPFFTTKGVGEGTGLGLDISWRIVVERHSGDIKVTSVPGDTRFEICLPVEEQASL; this is encoded by the coding sequence GTGAAGGAGCCCGCACTGCCGCGCGAAGAACTCCGCGGCCTCTTCCTGTTCGAGCACCTCTCCGACGAGCAGCTCGACTGGATCGAACAGCACGCCGTGCTGGAACACTACGACGGCGACACCGCGGTGCACCGCGAGGGCGATCCGGCCACCTGCTTCTACATCCTGCTCTCGGGCGCGCTGCGGATGTCGCGGCTGGTGAGCGGCGCCGACGTCGAGGTGAAGCGCTCCGACCAGCGCGGCTCCTACTTCGGCGCCACGCAGTTCTTCGTGCACCAGGAAACCGAGCACACCTACGGTGCCACCGTGCATGCGATCGGGGACCTGACGCTGCTCGCGCTGCCGTCGGCGGAGTTCGCGGTGGAGTTCCGCAATTGGTTCCCGATGGCGGCGCACCTGCTGGAGGGCATGTACCTCGGCTGGCGCAACAGCGACACCGTGATCTCCTCGCGGCGCCGGCTGCTCGCGCTCGGCGAGCTGTCGGCCGGGCTCACCCACGAGCTCAACAACCCGGCCGCGGCCGCGGTGCGCGCCACGGCGTCGCTGCGCGAGCGCGTGGCCGGCATGCGCCACAAGCTCGCCCTGCTGGCGAAGAAGGACATCGACCCGGACCTGCTGGAGCAGCTGCTCGACGTGCAGGAACAGCTGGTCAAGACGGTCGCCGACGCGCCGCGGCTCTCGGCGATGCAGCAGTCCGATCGTGAGGACGAGATCAGCGACTGGTTCGACGACCACGACATCGACCAGGGCTGGGACCTCGCCGCGATCTTCGTCGCGGCCGGACTCAAGACCGAGAACCTCGACGGCGTCCTCGAATCCGTCGGCGAGGGCCTGCTCGACGGCGCCCTGCGCTGGCTCGCCTACGCGCTCGAGACCGAGATCCTCATGGGCGAGATCGAGGACTCGACCACGCGCATCTCGGTGCTCGTGGGCGCGGCCAAGCAGTACTCGCAGATGGACCGCGCGCCGCACCAGTGGATCGACGTCCACGAAGGACTCGACTCCACGCTGGTGATGCTCTCGGGCAAGATCGGCGACGGGATCCGGGTCGTGAAGAACTACGACCGCGGCATCGACCACATCCCGGCCTACGCCGCCGAGCTGAACCAGGTGTGGACCAACATCATCGACAACGCCGTGCAGGCCATGGGCGGCGAGGGCACGCTGACGCTGCGCACGTGGCAGGAGAGCAAGCAGGTGCGCGTCGAGATCGGCGACACCGGCCCCGGCATCCCGGAAGAGGTGCGCCAGCGCATCTTCGAGCCGTTCTTCACCACCAAGGGCGTCGGCGAGGGCACGGGCCTCGGCCTCGACATCTCGTGGCGCATCGTCGTGGAACGGCACTCGGGCGACATCAAGGTGACGTCCGTGCCGGGTGACACGCGGTTCGAGATCTGCCTGCCGGTGGAGGAACAAGCCTCACTCTGA
- a CDS encoding vWA domain-containing protein has product MKKLAVLALAAALLVTGCSSADPSSGDDAGPPEAGTLRILAGSELADMQPVLDEAAKATGVKVKFTFTGTLEGAESLANGSLDGKYDAVWFSSNRYPAGIPEAAKRLGNQVKIMSSPVVLGLSQPVAQRLGWDKKAPTWGDIAAAAGKKEFTYGMTDPSASNSGFSALVGVASALAHSGTAIDAQQIAAVTPQLTQFFSAQVMSAGSSGWLSDAFQRRATGQDPGAKVDGLVNYESVLLSMNSSGKLPQPMKLIYPSDGVVTADYPLTLLTSASNDARDAHQRLTDYLRTPDVQRRIMQVTQRRPVVPGVQLGGQFVPHDLVELPFPATQQAIDALLSAYFSKIRRPSRTLYVLDTSGSMQGDRIQALRTALAGLTGADNSLVGRYRQFRSREEVTMLPFNTAPGEPVTFTVPEQNPQGELAKIKSFAEGLQADGGTAIYDSLDRAYQVMEPLVAQDPDRFNSIVLMTDGENESGSNLGGFKSAFASLPAAMKQIPVFTVLFGEGSGDELTQVATMTGGKVFDARNTQLSSVFQEIRGYQ; this is encoded by the coding sequence GTGAAGAAACTCGCGGTACTGGCGCTCGCCGCCGCACTGCTGGTGACGGGGTGTTCGTCGGCGGATCCGAGCTCCGGCGACGACGCCGGGCCGCCCGAAGCCGGCACCTTGCGCATCCTCGCGGGCAGCGAGCTGGCCGACATGCAGCCGGTGCTCGACGAGGCCGCCAAGGCCACGGGCGTGAAGGTGAAGTTCACGTTCACCGGCACGCTGGAGGGCGCCGAGTCGCTCGCCAACGGCAGCCTCGACGGCAAGTACGACGCCGTCTGGTTCTCCTCGAACCGTTACCCCGCAGGCATTCCCGAGGCGGCCAAGCGCCTGGGCAACCAGGTGAAGATCATGAGCTCGCCCGTGGTGCTGGGCCTGTCGCAGCCGGTCGCGCAGCGGCTCGGGTGGGATAAAAAAGCGCCGACGTGGGGGGACATCGCCGCGGCGGCGGGCAAGAAGGAGTTCACCTACGGGATGACCGACCCGTCGGCGTCCAACTCCGGCTTCTCGGCGCTGGTAGGGGTCGCGTCCGCGCTGGCCCACTCCGGCACGGCGATCGACGCGCAGCAGATCGCCGCCGTCACGCCGCAGCTCACGCAGTTCTTCAGCGCGCAGGTGATGTCCGCCGGCTCGTCGGGCTGGCTCTCCGACGCGTTCCAGCGCCGCGCGACCGGCCAGGATCCGGGCGCGAAGGTCGACGGCCTGGTGAACTACGAGTCGGTGCTGCTGTCGATGAACTCCTCCGGCAAGCTGCCGCAGCCGATGAAGCTGATCTACCCCAGCGACGGCGTCGTCACCGCTGACTATCCGCTCACGCTGCTGACCAGCGCGAGCAACGACGCCCGCGACGCGCACCAGCGGCTCACCGACTACCTGCGTACCCCCGACGTGCAGCGGCGGATCATGCAAGTCACGCAGCGGCGTCCGGTGGTTCCAGGCGTGCAGCTCGGTGGGCAGTTCGTGCCCCACGACCTGGTCGAGCTGCCGTTCCCGGCGACGCAGCAGGCCATCGACGCGCTGCTTTCGGCCTACTTCAGCAAGATCCGCCGTCCCTCGCGCACGCTCTACGTGCTCGACACGTCGGGCTCGATGCAGGGTGACCGCATCCAGGCGCTGCGCACGGCGCTGGCCGGCCTCACGGGCGCGGACAACTCGCTCGTCGGCCGCTACCGGCAGTTCCGCAGCCGCGAGGAGGTGACGATGCTGCCGTTCAACACCGCGCCGGGCGAACCGGTCACGTTCACCGTGCCCGAGCAGAACCCGCAGGGCGAGCTGGCGAAGATCAAGAGCTTCGCCGAAGGCCTGCAGGCCGACGGCGGCACCGCGATCTACGACAGCCTCGACCGCGCGTACCAGGTGATGGAACCGCTCGTGGCTCAGGATCCGGATCGGTTCAACTCGATCGTGCTGATGACCGACGGCGAGAACGAGAGCGGCTCGAACCTCGGCGGCTTCAAGTCCGCCTTCGCCTCGCTGCCCGCGGCGATGAAGCAGATCCCGGTGTTCACGGTGCTGTTCGGCGAGGGCAGTGGCGACGAGCTCACGCAGGTCGCCACGATGACCGGTGGCAAGGTCTTCGACGCCCGCAACACCCAGCTGTCCAGTGTCTTCCAGGAGATTCGCGGGTACCAATGA
- a CDS encoding TetR/AcrR family transcriptional regulator produces the protein METSSRREQAEATRELLLRTAERLFAERGLAQVSNRQIVEAAGQANNSALAYHVGTREDLIRAITRSHVEPIAARARERVAAVRRSKRPRDHVASLVLPYTEHLASLGNPSWCARFLAQVVTDPALLDVEGVEPVLAVEFVEGTAAVWAHVTPLPAAESALRSQTARVAVIHTCAEQERLAAVTGVPADWALVGEALTDALTGLLTAPRVPTTRKDR, from the coding sequence GTGGAGACGAGTTCGCGCCGGGAACAGGCCGAGGCGACTCGCGAGCTCCTCCTCCGTACGGCAGAACGGCTGTTCGCCGAACGCGGGCTCGCGCAGGTGTCCAACCGTCAGATCGTGGAAGCCGCCGGACAGGCCAACAACTCCGCGCTGGCCTACCACGTCGGCACGCGCGAAGACCTGATCCGCGCCATCACGCGCTCGCACGTCGAGCCGATCGCCGCGCGGGCCAGGGAACGCGTGGCGGCCGTCCGGCGTTCGAAGCGGCCGCGCGATCATGTGGCCAGCCTCGTGCTGCCCTACACCGAGCACCTCGCGAGCCTCGGCAACCCCAGCTGGTGCGCCCGGTTCCTGGCGCAGGTTGTGACCGATCCGGCACTGCTCGACGTCGAAGGCGTCGAGCCGGTGCTGGCGGTCGAGTTCGTCGAGGGCACGGCCGCGGTGTGGGCGCACGTGACGCCGTTGCCGGCCGCCGAATCGGCTCTGCGGAGCCAAACCGCGCGCGTCGCGGTGATCCACACGTGCGCCGAGCAGGAGCGGCTCGCCGCGGTCACCGGCGTGCCCGCGGACTGGGCGCTGGTCGGCGAGGCCCTGACCGACGCCCTCACCGGTCTGCTGACCGCCCCGCGTGTTCCCACCACCCGGAAGGATCGTTGA